A window of the Kosakonia sp. BYX6 genome harbors these coding sequences:
- the prlC gene encoding oligopeptidase A: MTNPLLTPFELPPFSQILPEHVVPAVTKALGDCRSAVESVVGQGGPYTWANLCQPLAEVDDRLGRLFSPVSHLNSVKNSPELREAYEQTLPLLSEYSTWVGQNEGLYNAYRDLREGSHYDELSVAEKKSVDNALRDFKLSGIGLPKEKQQRYGEIAARLSELGNIYSNNVLDATMGWTKLVTDEAELSGMPESALAAAKAQAEAKEQQGWLLTLDIPSYLPVMTYCDNQALREEMYRAYSTRASDQGPNAGKWDNSPVMAEILALRHELAQLLGFESYAFKSLATKMAENPAQVLEFLTDLAKRARPQGEKELAQLRAFAKAEFGVDELQPWDIGYYSEKQKQHLYSISDEQLRPYFPENRAVNGLFEVVKRIYGITAKERKDVDVWHPDVRFFELYDENNELRGSFYLDLYARENKRGGAWMDDCVGQMRRADGSLQKPVAYLTCNFNRPVSGKPALFTHDEVITLFHEFGHGLHHMLTRIETAGVAGISGVPWDAVELPSQFMENWCWEPQALAFISGHYETGEPLPQELLDKMLAAKNYQAAMFILRQLEFGLFDFRLHAEFNPEQGAKILETLAEIKRQVAVVPGPSWGRFPHAFSHIFAGGYAAGYYSYLWADVLAADAYSRFEEEGIFNRETGQSFLDNILTRGGSEEPMDLFKRFRGREPQIDAMLEHYGIEG, translated from the coding sequence ATGACCAATCCCTTATTGACGCCTTTCGAACTCCCGCCGTTTTCTCAGATCCTTCCAGAACATGTTGTCCCCGCGGTAACGAAGGCGCTGGGCGATTGCCGGAGCGCGGTAGAAAGTGTTGTCGGGCAGGGCGGCCCGTATACCTGGGCGAATCTTTGCCAGCCGCTGGCGGAAGTCGATGATCGTCTTGGTCGCCTCTTTTCGCCGGTCAGCCATTTGAACTCCGTTAAAAACAGCCCGGAACTGCGTGAAGCCTACGAGCAAACCCTGCCGCTGCTGTCGGAGTACAGCACCTGGGTTGGGCAGAACGAAGGGCTGTATAACGCGTATCGCGATTTGCGTGAAGGCTCCCATTACGACGAACTGAGCGTGGCGGAGAAAAAATCCGTTGATAACGCGCTGCGCGACTTCAAATTGTCCGGCATTGGCTTGCCGAAAGAGAAACAGCAACGTTATGGCGAAATTGCCGCGCGTCTTTCTGAACTCGGCAACATCTACAGTAATAACGTGCTCGATGCCACCATGGGCTGGACCAAACTGGTGACGGATGAAGCGGAACTGTCCGGCATGCCGGAAAGCGCCTTAGCCGCCGCCAAAGCGCAGGCCGAAGCCAAAGAACAGCAGGGCTGGCTGTTAACGCTGGATATTCCAAGCTATCTGCCGGTCATGACGTATTGCGACAACCAGGCGCTGCGTGAAGAGATGTATCGCGCTTACAGCACGCGCGCGTCCGACCAGGGGCCGAACGCCGGTAAATGGGATAACAGCCCGGTGATGGCCGAAATCCTCGCGTTGCGTCATGAACTGGCGCAACTGCTCGGCTTTGAAAGCTACGCCTTTAAATCGCTGGCCACCAAAATGGCGGAAAACCCGGCGCAGGTGCTGGAGTTCTTAACGGATCTCGCTAAACGTGCGCGCCCGCAGGGTGAAAAAGAGCTGGCGCAACTGCGCGCGTTCGCCAAAGCCGAATTTGGTGTCGATGAGCTGCAACCGTGGGACATCGGTTACTACAGCGAAAAACAGAAACAGCATCTTTACAGCATCAGCGATGAGCAACTGCGCCCGTACTTCCCGGAAAACCGCGCGGTTAACGGTCTGTTCGAAGTGGTGAAACGCATTTACGGCATCACCGCCAAAGAGCGCAAAGATGTTGATGTTTGGCACCCGGATGTGCGCTTCTTCGAGCTGTATGACGAAAACAACGAATTGCGCGGTAGCTTCTATCTCGATCTCTATGCCCGCGAAAACAAACGCGGCGGCGCGTGGATGGACGATTGCGTCGGCCAGATGCGCAGAGCCGACGGTTCGTTGCAAAAACCGGTGGCGTATCTCACCTGTAACTTCAACCGCCCGGTCAGCGGCAAACCGGCGCTGTTCACCCACGATGAAGTGATCACCCTGTTCCACGAATTTGGTCACGGCTTGCACCATATGCTGACGCGGATTGAAACCGCCGGCGTGGCGGGCATTAGCGGAGTGCCGTGGGATGCGGTCGAACTGCCGAGCCAGTTTATGGAAAACTGGTGCTGGGAGCCGCAAGCGCTGGCGTTCATTTCCGGTCATTACGAGACTGGCGAACCGCTGCCGCAAGAACTGCTGGATAAAATGCTGGCGGCGAAAAACTACCAGGCGGCGATGTTTATCCTGCGCCAGCTGGAGTTCGGCCTGTTCGATTTCCGCCTGCACGCAGAGTTCAACCCGGAGCAAGGGGCGAAAATCCTCGAAACGCTGGCAGAAATCAAACGCCAGGTCGCCGTGGTGCCTGGCCCGTCGTGGGGCCGTTTCCCGCATGCTTTCAGCCATATCTTTGCCGGTGGCTACGCGGCGGGTTATTACAGCTACCTGTGGGCCGATGTGCTGGCCGCCGACGCCTATTCCCGCTTCGAAGAAGAGGGGATTTTCAACCGCGAAACCGGGCAGTCGTTCCTCGATAACATCCTGACCCGTGGCGGTTCGGAAGAGCCGATGGATCTCTTCAAACGCTTCCGTGGCCGTGAGCCGCAGATTGACGCGATGCTTGAGCATTACGGTATCGAAGGCTAA